The sequence below is a genomic window from Selenomonas ruminantium subsp. lactilytica TAM6421.
TATAGTTGCGCACTTCTACCACTTTTTTGGCAACCTCTTCCATCACGATATCATCCACTTCATCCTCCGGAAAATCAATGGCTGCTTCCAGATGCGCAATCTGTCCCAGAATCTCGTGACGCCACTCTTTTATCTGCCGGGAAAATTGACCGGTCAAATGTCCAGAGGCCATTTTCAGGGTTCTGTCCGTCTTGGCGGTGATGATATCCATAACGGCCTGAGCCTGTGACAAATCAAGACGGCCATTCAGGAAGGCCCGTTTGGTGAATTCTCCGCCCTCTGCCGGTCTGGCACCATAATCATAGGTCAACGCCAGCGCCTTGCGCAGGGGCATCACACCGCCATGGCACTGCAACTCCACCACATCTTCTTTTGTATAAGAATGGGGCGCTTTCATGAGCAGCACTATCGCTTCATCTATGATTCTTCCATCCGCGTCTACAATCCTGCCATACACAGCCCGATGGCTTTCATAACTCGTCAGCTCCCTGCCACTGACAGGCTGAAACAATTTCGCGGCAATCTCGATGGCCTTATCGCCGCTCAGACGGATAATGCCAATGCCCCCTTCGCCCTGGGCCGTGGCAATGGCACTGATGGTATCTCCTTGCATAATCTCACCTACTCATAATAGTAAAAGGGCAGCCTCAATAATGAGACAGCCCTTTCACAGCTCTCTTAGCTAAAATATCAATCTTTAATCTTCGTTGTAACGTTCCTGCTCATCAAAGCCGCGGCGGCGGCGACGACGGCGGGGAACAATCACCACATAACGGCGGGGTTCATCACCAGTACTGTAAGTGCTGACACGGCGGTTGTCCTGCAGAGCCATATGGATGATCTTGCGCTCATGGCGGTTCATTGGTTCCAGATGAACCTCTTCACCGATACGGCAGGCCTTCTCTGCCAAATGGCCGGCCAGACGCATCAGGGTTTCCTCCCGACGGGAGCGATAACCTTCAATATCGATGATGATGCGGACACGGCCTTCCGCCACGCCACGGTTGGCCGTGAGGTTCACGAGATACTGCAGGGAATCCAGGGTCTGGCCATGCTTGCCGATGAGGATCCCCAGATTGTCACCTTCCAGGTTGAATACCACGCCATCCTCAGCCTCACTCTGCTGCCAGGTCACTTCGATATTCATGGCCGCAAAGACATCCCGCAGGAATTTTTCCGCCCGGGCCAGCTGCTCTGTGGCAGAGGGATAATCCTTCACAACTGCATTTTTTTCCTCAGCTGCAGGCACTGCCGTTTTTACCTCAGCTTCAGCCTTTACTTCTTTGACAACTGCTTTTTCCACAACAGTTTCTTTTTTCGTTACTTTGACTTTGGCATCCTTGCCGAAGAAGCCTAAAAAGCCCTTGGAAGGCTCTTCCAGCACTTCATAATCCACATCTACTTCCGTACAGCCCAGCTGCTGCAGAGCAGATTTCAAGGCATCTGCTACGGTTTTACCCGTGGCCTCTACAACGCTTGCCATCAGGCAGCCTCCTTTTTCGGAGCGGTATTGTCACCGCGATACATCCACCACTGCTGGGCAATCTGTACCACATTCATGGTCACCCAGTACAGAACCAGACCGGAGGGGAAGTTGATGCTGATCCAGCCGATGAACAGCGGCATGATGAACATCATCATCTTCATCTGCGGATTGTTGGAATCCGTCGTCGTCATCTTCTGCTGGAGGAATGTAGTCAGCGCAGACAGTATCGGCAGGATATACATCGGATCCGGCTCGGACATACTGGTCATCCAGAGGAAGTACGCAGATTCCGGCGTCGGATAGCTGAAGTTATACAGGGAATAATACATGCCCATGAGGATCGGCATCTGGATCAGCAGCGGCAGGCAGCCAGCCAGCGGATTAACACCAGCATCCTTGTAGAGAGCGCCGATCTTCTGCTGCATGACCTGCGGGTTG
It includes:
- the jag gene encoding RNA-binding cell elongation regulator Jag/EloR — protein: MASVVEATGKTVADALKSALQQLGCTEVDVDYEVLEEPSKGFLGFFGKDAKVKVTKKETVVEKAVVKEVKAEAEVKTAVPAAEEKNAVVKDYPSATEQLARAEKFLRDVFAAMNIEVTWQQSEAEDGVVFNLEGDNLGILIGKHGQTLDSLQYLVNLTANRGVAEGRVRIIIDIEGYRSRREETLMRLAGHLAEKACRIGEEVHLEPMNRHERKIIHMALQDNRRVSTYSTGDEPRRYVVIVPRRRRRRRGFDEQERYNED
- a CDS encoding YidC/Oxa1 family membrane protein insertase, which translates into the protein MEFFSTLFYPIESLLRFVLETLYAITSAAGFASYGWAIILLTIIVKMALYPLTVKQVKSMKAMQELSPKMKKIQEKYKDNPQVMQQKIGALYKDAGVNPLAGCLPLLIQMPILMGMYYSLYNFSYPTPESAYFLWMTSMSEPDPMYILPILSALTTFLQQKMTTTDSNNPQMKMMMFIMPLFIGWISINFPSGLVLYWVTMNVVQIAQQWWMYRGDNTAPKKEAA